CCGCGCCCTCCTGGGTGCGGGCCTTCTTCGCGGGCCGGTCCGGGCCCCGAGGGCGTGCCGGCCGCGGAGCGGGGCCTCAGCCCAGCTCGCCCCGCTCCACGCAGAACTCGTTCCCCTCCGGATCGGCGAGGACGACCCAGCCGCCGCCGTCCGGGCGGGTGTGGTCGGCGATCCGGCGGGCGCCGAGAGCGACGGCCCGCTCGACCTCCGCGCTGCGGGTGCGCCCGTGCGGCTCCAGGTCGAGGTGGACGCGGTTCTTGGCCGTCTTGCCCTCCTCGACGTGGACGAACAGCAGGGTCGGGCCGCCGGACGCGTCGGTGATCACCGCCTCGGGATCACCCGGCTTGTCGTCGTCGGCGAGCGGGCGGCCGAGCAACTCGCTCCAGAACAGCCCGAGTTCGTACGGGTCGCCGGTGCAGTCGAAGGTGATGGTGCGGATGGTCGGGTTCAACGCCCCTGTGTCTCCCATGGTCTAGTCACCGGTCCGGCCGTCGGCCAGTTCGCGCAGGATGTCGATGTGGCCGTTGTGGCGTGACGTCTCCTCCACGAGATGCAGCAGGATCCAGCGGAGGTCGACGTGCCGGCCGTCCCGGATCGGCCGCTCCGCCTTCGCGTCGAGGTCGTGGTCGGCGACCAGCTTGCGGTAGCGCGCGCTCTGCTCCTCGTACGCGTCGAGGATCTCGGCCGACGGGATGTCGACGGCGATGCGCATCTCGCGGTCGGGGTCCTCGTCCGTCCAGGGCCCCTCGTCCTCCTCACCGAGGAAGACGACCTGGAACCAGTAGTACTCCACCCAGCGCAGGTGGTTCACGACCCCGCTGAGGGTCATCAACGGGGACCCGGGCAGCGGCGCCTTGCGGGCGTCCTCCTCCGAGAGCCCCTCGCACTTGGCGCGGGCGGTGGCGCGGGCGTAGTCGAGGAAGGTGGTCAGCTGGGTACGCTCGTCCCAGGCCGCGGGCGTGTCCGTACGTGTCTGCGAAGTCGAAGTCATCGGGGTGAAGCATCCCGGTCGGGCGGGATGCTGTCGACCGATTAACGGGGCGCCCGGCAGGCCCACTTGCCGCAGACAGACGGCGCAGTGTCCGGGCCCGC
The window above is part of the Streptomyces sp. NBC_01428 genome. Proteins encoded here:
- a CDS encoding VOC family protein; this translates as MGDTGALNPTIRTITFDCTGDPYELGLFWSELLGRPLADDDKPGDPEAVITDASGGPTLLFVHVEEGKTAKNRVHLDLEPHGRTRSAEVERAVALGARRIADHTRPDGGGWVVLADPEGNEFCVERGELG
- a CDS encoding DinB family protein; this translates as MTSTSQTRTDTPAAWDERTQLTTFLDYARATARAKCEGLSEEDARKAPLPGSPLMTLSGVVNHLRWVEYYWFQVVFLGEEDEGPWTDEDPDREMRIAVDIPSAEILDAYEEQSARYRKLVADHDLDAKAERPIRDGRHVDLRWILLHLVEETSRHNGHIDILRELADGRTGD